The genomic stretch CCACACTTGGGTAACAAACACCATGTTAAGCAGGATAAATTATATATGGACTATATACAATTCAAATTTACCCGTAATCCACTTTCATGTGTTGCCCATTGAAAAAGAAGACTGTTGATGGAATATAGCTGATGTCAAAATATTGCGTGTACACTGGTACTTTGCTTACATCCACCAAATAAACTGCAGCCATTTTACTTAAGTCATGAGCTGTTTTTGCAAGCTGTAGAGAAAGAAAAATACGTGGTATCTTTAGTAAATGCATAAGAAACAaagtcataataataatgatcatgtttatttataactccctttccaccaaagggtggaacatcaaacatatagtcaaaaacagatgataaaacacagacaataaaatgctaaaataatgtGCTAACGTACTAAAACAATTCCTCATCAGCCACTACCCATCTTAGCAACCTCAGCAGTCTGGAGAATTGAAGAGAAAGGTCTTCTTCAACCCTTTGCAAAAGCGAGTAAGATGCTCCTCCAGCCAGAGGTGAAAAGGGAAACTGCTCCATGAATGTGGAGTCAGGTCCTGAAAGGCTCACAGCTTTGACACAGCAGAATGCATTGATGGAACATCCTTTATTTGACTTGAACaatggtctccaaactgtgctctttaagaaaTTTTGAACCTCCGCTCCCAGGATCCTTAGCCATGTTGGCccatagcctgggattctgggaactgaagtccaaaatcccttaaagagcacagtttggggaccactggacttGAATAATCATGAcacctcttttaaaaatgaagtgatGTCTGAAACCACTTTACATCTGAATAGGAGGTAGGGCAGATCAACTGAGGTGAAAAAGTGACATATAgcaatgtggagtcgaaggcttttatggccggcatccatagttttttgtgggttttttgggctatgtggccatggtctaaaagagtttcttcctgatgttttgccagcatctgtggcagcatgcacactggagaaataatccagtttgagaccgctttaagtgccctggctcaatgctaggaaattctggaactgcagttttgtcagacattcgttgtcagaaagctctggtgccacaacaaactacaaaccccaagactCCTTAGtaatgagccagagcagttaaagaggtctgaaactggattatttctgcagtgtgttctggacctggGATGAAAAAGTGACACACGGCctcatctgcactggagaaacaatccagtttgacacagctttaactgttaGGGCTgcatgctagggaatgctgggatttgtagatcaatgtggcacaagagctcccttcacagagaagactaaatgtctcacaaaactacagtgctagagtttataataataataataataataataataataatagcaaataataataaaactttacttATACCCTGCTTTCCTGTTACAAAGACAACcggagtggcttacaatttaaaaattccaTCAAGACACTCTATAAataaccctattattattattattattattattttagcccACCTGTAAACATTCCCTCCCCTGAAAATGACAACCAAACGTGCAACTATTAAAATCATCTATAAATTAAACAGTTTATCAAACTGGGCGAAGGGGCTGCAGGGGTCCCTAAACCACTTTGGGGGTTTAGAAATGTATTGGGAACACAACTATTGCTATTTCGCTATGGGCTGTTTAGCCCTCTCTCTGTCAAACTGCAGCCCCCCGAATAATTCCACAGCgttggagccgtggcagttaaagcggagtcaaAGTGGGTCATTCCCGCATCGCGAATGGAGCCCTAGTACTGTATGATAGTTCCATGCGGGCTAATAATCCCAGGAGGCGCTGCGTGCTTGTCTGCTCACAATGT from Sceloporus undulatus isolate JIND9_A2432 ecotype Alabama chromosome 3, SceUnd_v1.1, whole genome shotgun sequence encodes the following:
- the TXNL4B gene encoding thioredoxin-like protein 4B, producing the protein MSFLLPKLSSKKEVDGAIKSVAERVLVLRFGRDEDLVCMQLDDILAKTAHDLSKMAAVYLVDVSKVPVYTQYFDISYIPSTVFFFNGQHMKVDYG